Below is a window of Komagataella phaffii GS115 chromosome 1, complete sequence DNA.
AGATCCAACActtgaatttgtcaaaTTCCTCTGTCATATTTTGTCACTTTCCAAAAGCCGAAACATTGAAGTGAGAGTTTTAAGACGAAATATTCTAAAACTTTTTGACGTTAAAGAATTCAGCGCTGAGGCAACTTTCAAGAATCCATCAGCTTCACTAAGGCTTTACAATGTTCATTGTGAAATTTGCAATCACATAACAGACTTAGATCTATGCCGAGATACTGAGACTGAAATATTCAACTGTCAGAACTGTAAGAGACGGTTCAATAAGCTTGCATTAGAAGAGAGGCTGATCGCAGATGCTCATAAATTGCTGGTGCATTTTTATAACCAGGATCTGAAATGTAGCAAGTGCCACAAACTTCGAAGTTCTGAACTACAATTGTACTGTTCGTGCTCTGGGTCTTGGATTGGCACGGTTAATCGAGGTGACATTGTAAAGCGaatgaaaactttccaCACCGTTGCAAGATTCTACGACTTTAACATGTTAAAGGAAGTCACCACTACAGGAGAATAGCTAAGCAAATAGAACTGTGTAATatagagaaattgaaacaaaaatcaAACCATGAAAGAGTAGCTCATGTGAACCTCCGACCTTGTTGAATTTCTTCCTAGATTGACGCGATCGCTGGCCTTGATTCTCATCGCTCTTGAACATTTCAACTTCCATGTTTAGAGACCCTCAATGGCAGCTACTAAAGTGCTTTTTAGGCGATGATGTTTCGTTTAACAATGTCATACTACAAGGCGGAAGCGGTGTCGGtaaatcttttcttctaaacaaatttttggaGACAAAAGCAGATTCCATAATAATTCAAATAGACTGTGAAACATGTTTGTCCACTGAAATGATAATGCAGAGAATCCTCAATTGTATATACGAATTGGACTTTGACTTTAAAGGCAAATACACGGCAGGAGAAGTGCGGCAGACGAACCCAGCTTCCACTTGCCATGACATCAACAGTTTCATTGACACAATTGTCCAGGTAATTGAGAACGGATTACATAAGCCAATATTTATTATCCTGGAGAAGTTAGATGAATGTTTGGAAGATACAGAGAGTTTTCTGTTGGCTTTGACTAAAGAAGCAGAAGTGGATGAATGCTTGAACAGCGTTCACTTTGTGGAGGTTATAAGTACCTTAATTCCAGAAAAACTGGCGACCATTGGGATTCCTACAATTTACTTTCCTAATTATACTCTTGAAGAGACTaaagagattttgaaaataatgaaacAAACCACGCTAGAAAATCAACTATTACAAGAATCAAAAGCTAAACTAGAGAAGAACGCTCCAATTGATGAAcaagtgaaaaatttcaccGACGAACAACTAGTGTCCACAACAATACTTAAATCACAGCAACAATTCATAACAACGTTCCTTGGCATAGTAGTAGATTCATTCTATTTCGTACTCGCATCTGACCTCAAAGAGCTGGAGaaaattgttgataaaaTATGGGTGCAATTCAAAGGTCCATTGATTGAGACTAACGGGAGAATAGTGATGGGGAAGAGTGATGCTATATCAGTGTTCAGACAGTTTAAATCTTTATTTCGACCTGAGTATGCCATTCCTTGCAGtgttttgaatgaagaagagggAAAAGCTCTGTTAGATGACGATTTATTTAATCTGTCACTTTATGACAAGTACATCCTGCTGGCATCGTATTTGGCGTCGTTTAACGATCCACGGAATGActtgatctttttctcAAAGTTCAGAGACGCACGTTTTGATAAACGTAAAAAGCCcatgttgaaaaagaaatctgTAAAGACGTTGACCCCAAATGCTTTTAGTTTGGAGAGATTGTTGGCGATCTTGCATGCCATTTATGAATCAGAAGTTGAACTTCAAACCGACGTGGATCTTTTAAAATCTTTAGCAACTCTAGCATCTCAAGACATGATCCTAAAGTCGAGTAATGATGTCTTAGATGGAAATACAAGGTGGAAATGTAATGTTAGTTGGGACATCATCAAAAGCATAGCCAAGAGCGTGAACTTTGATATAAGTGTGTATCTCCAAAGTGAATACTAAAATGTTTACCAagcatcttccaaaatctcACCAGGAATTTTTCCTGTAATATCCAAGCACAAATTTTCCATCTGACTCAGAGAAGTTTTATGTTGCATTTGATTGCAAATAACCCGCAGTTTATTACGACATTTTTTAAGAGCGGATTCAAGGAGTTCATGGTCAGCATCAGAGTTAGAAGTGTGATCTTGTAAAGGCTCTAAAATACTTTCGATCTGAAGAGCGTTTTCTTTCACTTTGACGTTCTCTTGGTCTGAAGCTAATATGTTCTTGGTGAACCCTTGGATGAAACCTAGAAATACGAATTTCTGGAAGCCTGTTTGAACTCCATATTCTTTACCCTCTTTAAAGTGTGTTTCCACACCTTTCTGGTATCCTTCATTGTATCCATCCTGGTAAAATTGTTGTTCCAAGGAGAGAACACTCTCAAACGGGTCATCCATGGTGAAGTTAATTGTAGTTCCTTCCCTCCTCGAAGGGACATGGTATCTCTTTCGAGGGTGCCTCAGATATTTCTTCCTTCCAACATCTAGATGGTTAGCCTAACCGAGAAAAGGCCAAGAAGAGCCCCAAATAAAGAAGACGACCCGTACTTGGAAAACCTGGATAGAAAAAAAGTCAAGCTCAGCTATCAACCAGGATATGAATCAGATTCccttgatgaagaggaagggGATGATGACATTAAGCTTATGAATGAAGATGCATTGGAGCTGATAGGAAAGACAGATGAGGATGGAGAGATCAACGTGGTCAGAGACACAGAAATACAAAATACACATAGTTTAaatgaagataatgaaGTTCAGCTCACGTCTTTTGATCTGGACGACGAATTGAAGGAGGGAGTGTTCGACCAGAATGGTAATTTTATTGCTAACAAACCTGACTCGGAAAGTAGcaacgaagaagaggtAACTTACGACGACAAAGTCATTGAGAAGGCTAGAACGCAGCAGCAGAGGCGgcttttgaagaagaaattagCTGTTGAAAGGAGACGGCAGGAGAGgaaagaaattgatttgaagaaagtgtTGAATGATCTGGTACAATTTTTAGAAATTTCCGAAACCCCCATGGAAGCTCTGCAAAGACTCAGTAAatccaagaacaaagaAGCTATTACACAGACGGTTGATCTCTGCAGTTTGCTAGGGAAAAAGGGATATGACGGATACAATATGAGTCGGGAAGAATTAATGAGACTATATGCTCAGCTCACTGGACAGGAATTAAGAGTAAAGCGtactttggaagatgctGATAATGAAACAAATGACGATGGATATGAATTTCAGTATGTAGGATACGATGAAATTTATGGTCCGTACTCAAGGGAGGAAATTCTGGACTGGAAGGAGTCttatttcaaagataaagaagTTCTAATAAGAAAAATTGGTGAGGAATTTCAGAGTATACAAGAACTGAAGTAGACTTCCTGATTGGCTCAACTATATAGATTCAAAAGCATGTAGTCCTTTATTGGTAAACCTTTCCTACTTAGAGAGTTTTTCAGTTAGGCCATCTTATCTCTCGAAAGATAGAGCTAGTGAGAATCACTCCAAATTTGTTCTTGAGGTAGTGACAATCAGAAATAAAACCACTCAAACCAAAAGACCAAGGAAGGAAATAAAAAATAAAACCAAGGCGACTATTAAAAAACGATAAGGCTTGACAATTATCGAAGGAGCTTAAAAATAGCTAACTACCCATGAATCTTCTCAACACTGAACATTTATGGTCGAACCAGGATTCGTTTCTGGATATACCTCCACAAGAGCTACAAGCCAGGGATTATGAGCTGGAAAATGATCTGTTTGAGTTTTTCTATAAATCATTGATTCATAAAGACAACCTACTCAAAGGAGACCAGCTTAGCAGTATAATTAATCTTTACGAAGAGAGAGAACAATATCTTGAGCATTGCAACCACCAAATTACTAGGAAGGtgattcaaaaaataaaacaaaCTCTACCTGAAAGAGCTATGATAGATAGTCAGGGACTTATGTGGCCGTCTGAAGGACTTCGAAACAAAGTTTTGAGCCAAAGAAGCAACTTATTTCACAGTTATACCCATCTACCAGACTCACATCGATTGGCCAATTTGACCGTGGATTTTAAATTGCAGCCTCACAGCGGCCATTATGACTCCAAATTTATGCAAATCCAACCTCTTTTTGAGTTTCACAAGTTCTTTACGTTGCCGAAACCAGATGTGACCCATTTCCAGCTCCGCCACTTGGTTTACTGTGTTGACAAAAATAGTGTCTTTTACATTGAAAATGGACCAGAAAGCTCTAGAATCATGAGATTAGACCCTGAGACAAACAAAATTTATACCCAATTGGATCTGGTAAACTCTCAGTTTGCTGACTTGAAGATCTCTACCATCAGTGCCAATAGATCACTGATCAGTATTGGATCATTTAACGGAACTCTTTTAACTTACGACTTACATACCAACAGATTTCAGGAATACCTTTTGACCAATCACTTGGATGGAATAATTACATATATTCTGATGTCCAGACACCGCTCGTTTGCAAaccaattgatgatatccTCAAATGACAAATTCCTCCGAAGTTTCGATTACACAACGAACCAAGTTATTAAAGCAGATAAGTTGGACTTTGCTATTAATACCATTTGTGAAGGTCCAGTATCGGAACAAAGTCAAGTACTCATCTCCGGTGATACCCaaaacagtttcatcatAGACAGACGATTACCGAAATTATCAGCTCTACCGATAATTCTTACGGGACATTATGACTATACATTTGCTTCAGATTGGAATATCAACCATCTCATTGCTACTGGAAACCAGGATGGCACAGTAAGGATATATGACACTCGTTATCTATCTAACACAACAAAAAATCCTAGCGGAAACTCAACATTATTTACTTTTTCGGGCAAGCTAAACGGGGCCATAAGgaacttgaagtttgatGATACCGGAAATTACCTGGCATTTGCTGAAAGCATAGATAATGTCTACCTGATAGATCTAAAATCAGGCGGCTTAGAAAACATAGACCCAGGCTTAATGTGCCCACCGACACCCCCATCTTCTAGAATTCCGCTTCAGTACCAACCGATATCATGTATTGGCAAAATCACCGGACTAAGTTTCATACCCTCAGAGAATAACACCCAGGTTCTTACAATTGGAATTACTGACTTTTCGTCAGGAGGAATACTACAATATAAGATCGACAACTACGTGGATCCGCAAATTGCGGCCTTCATATGACtagttgaaagaaattaaTATTATAACGGGAGGTAAATGCATACACACAGCTATTCTACAACATTTCCACCGATAACCTGTTTCCCAGTTTTACTGATAGTTTGCAGAACTGTATCATAACCTAGTGCATTGGAAGTGACAACATCTACAGTTTGTTTTTCTAATGATATGTCAACGTTCTTTACACCGTCCAATTTGTTCAAAACCCTGTTGACAGCATTGGAACAGCCTATTTTGTTAGCAACAGTTTGCATTTCCCAATAAAACAAATGAAATATTCACCTACCAGAGCAGGACATTTTCACGTCAAAGTGATACTTGTGGTCAGACATTTGTCTATGAAGATTAGTAAGGAATAAGGAGTGGCTTATTTTAAGTACGTCGGATAAAAAGCCGAACTAATTGGGCCGTTATCTTCCTGCTTATATAATCACATATTACCTAATACCAAAAGGATTATCATTAATCCGTGGTTCGAACATCCACTATCTCGTTAATTGTGGCTGATCTCATCTCACTGTCTATAAAAAGTGCCTTGATTAGTCTGATTAGTTCGTTACGTTTCCATATCGTATAGCGACCCTTCGTTAGTAACTCGTCTAGGATGACTTTCATAGAACTCTGGAACATGAATGCAATACTTTGAATCTTGTGGTAATGTTTGATGGTTTGAGGAATCTTGACAGCTAAAGGATCAGTGGTTCCATGATATTTTGATGGTAAGAGACTCTGAAGTGTTATTATGAGTACGTTGGCCAATATTTTAGATTCTTCGTCTCCGATagattctctttccaaaatcaaatcacTCAAAGACTGTAAAAATTGATCCAATATGGTCAGGATCAGTGTAATATTTAATGTTTCATTAACAGTGAAATTATTGGAGTTGTAATAGAATTTTTCGTAAAACTGTGAAGCTTTTTTCTGAAAATCcagttgaaattgagatGCCAACTCGATTAAACGGTCAGAAGAATCATCATTATCAACAAACAAATCGTTGTATTGTAAGGCTGactgaaagagaaaatccGACTCGGAATCAATAAGATTGCTCAGAAAGTTATCACCTAGTGAATTTTTTTGTGGGTCTATTTGATTAATCAAATAGCTTAGATCTTGATAGACCAGGATAGGCGTTGTATATCGTGGGGTCAAGAAGGAGTCAAATAACATGACAATGCTGTTTATGATCACGATTGATTTACTGGAACGAAGATCGTTGATTTCGTCCTTAACATCAGGATCGATGTCCATACttgaaacctttgaaaCAGGATCGAAAAATTTCTGTTTGATcacttgaagaaactgtTCAGACACTGAGGACCGGAGAGTATGTGATTGAGTGTTAGAAGTTCGCATTTCTGGTTCATCAGCCCGAATATTTGAGCGTGTTTCGGTTACATCATTGTCATTATCAGAAAACTCTTCATTCCAGCCGTCATTCCAACCGTTATCACTCCAACTATCTTTCTTACTCAGCCTATCCCAGTTATCCCCCCAACTATTTCTCTTGCTCCTTATTGAACGAGCATCAATACTTCGTTTGTCATTAACACTTTCCGAATCCCAACCATCATCCCAATTGTCCCATTCTGTTTCTGTATTTTTAGTTGATGTCATTTGTGGATTCTTGGTTGAGGATCTCCTTTCAACTTGCCATTTTCCGGCTTCAAGCTTGTTTACTTCCTGGATAGTCTCTGTCCAAGATTGATTGGTCAGAATCTTCTGGCTCAAATACTTCAGTTCTTCGATAAGGCTTTCTACAGATGTGTCTAGCCACTGGGAAACCAAATCATCTAACCAAATATCAATATCACTTAGGTTCTTAACCCAGTCAGTAGTTACCAGCAAGCGATTCAATTCAATTAAACGACTCATAGTTTTATTCTCAATATTGCAAATTTTACTTTGCAGGAGGTCAAACACAATCTCAGGGTGTAGCATGTATGGTTTTAGAATATCATACAAGGTTTTACTTGTATAATGTTTaagattgaaagattttgaagtATTCGCTTCCTCAAAGTCGTTGATAAATCTGACAAAAGATTCCAATGATTCAATTACGTTTATGAACGACTGTTCGGCATTTGAAACTGTCAGAGTGTTCTGAAAATAT
It encodes the following:
- a CDS encoding Subunit of the origin recognition complex → MFRDPQWQLLKCFLGDDVSFNNVILQGGSGVGKSFLLNKFLETKADSIIIQIDCETCLSTEMIMQRILNCIYELDFDFKGKYTAGEVRQTNPASTCHDINSFIDTIVQVIENGLHKPIFIILEKLDECLEDTESFLLALTKEAEVDECLNSVHFVEVISTLIPEKLATIGIPTIYFPNYTLEETKEILKIMKQTTLENQLLQESKAKLEKNAPIDEQVKNFTDEQLVSTTILKSQQQFITTFLGIVVDSFYFVLASDLKELEKIVDKIWVQFKGPLIETNGRIVMGKSDAISVFRQFKSLFRPEYAIPCSVLNEEEGKALLDDDLFNLSLYDKYILLASYLASFNDPRNDLIFFSKFRDARFDKRKKPMLKKKSVKTLTPNAFSLERLLAILHAIYESEVELQTDVDLLKSLATLASQDMILKSSNDVLDGNTRWKCNVSWDIIKSIAKSVNFDISVYLQSEY